A DNA window from Myxocyprinus asiaticus isolate MX2 ecotype Aquarium Trade chromosome 15, UBuf_Myxa_2, whole genome shotgun sequence contains the following coding sequences:
- the LOC127452486 gene encoding syndecan-2-B-like: MRNIWIFLTLSAAVCFSSNRVLVSGQSLASADDLYLDDQQSGDFPLDDDDFTSGSGSGFSKTDGEDTSTINVRYPEFEAESTLEIVYTSSPSLESSTSRETDQISVETVLDSDPETEIFGYRTEKPRVTVEATSSSSVVQDADPLHEVRTENLFQRTEVLAAVIAGGVIGFLFAIFLILLLVYRMRKKDEGSYDLGERKPPSSAYQKAPSKEFYA, from the exons GTACTGGTGTCAGGTCAATCTCTTGCCTCAGCTGATGACCTCTATCTGGACGACCAACAGTCTGGTGACTTCCCTTTAGACGATGATGACTTCACCTCTGGTTCAGGATCTG GTTTCAGTAAAACAGACGGTGAAGATACATCCACAATAAATGTGCGATACCCAGAATTCGAAGCCGAATCCACTCTGGAGATTGTCTACACCAGCAGCCCCAGTTTGGAGTCCTCAACTTCCAGAGAGACGGACCAAATCAGCGTAGAGACAGTCTTGGACTCGGATCCGGAAACAGAG ATCTTTGGCTATCGGACAGAAAAGCCCCGGGTTACTGTTGAGGCCACCAGCTCATCAAGTGTTGTACAAGATGCTGACCCTCTTCATGAGGTTCGCACAGAAAATCTATTCCAGAGGACAGAAGTGCTGGCGG CCGTTATAGCCGGTGGAGTGATTGGCTTCCTGTTTGCCATCTTCCTTATCCTCCTCCTGGTGTACCGTATGAGAAAGAAGGATGAGGGCAGCTATGATCTTGGAGAGCGTAAGCCACCTAGCTCAGCCTATCAGAAGGCTCCAAGCAAAGAGTTCTATGCCTGA